The window TCCCTTTCTTTATTTCTTCCCAGTTTTTATACTTTGTAACCAGTTCGAATATCACCATCGAAACGATTAAACAAAGAACTACTACACTAAAATAACCAGCTGTTTCGACTAAAGGATGTTGCCAAAACCTCGAATCTAGCACCAAAGTCAACTCCTTTTACTCATTTCGATTGTGAATAGCAAATTTCAATTTAATTTTACCCGAGTAGGCTCGGGTAAAATTCATCATAAATTTGGCGATTACCAGGGATATACACAGTAGCACAACTAATTATTTTAACTCTACTACCGTTACCCCGAATCCACCTTCTCCGGCTTCACCATAACGATATGATTTCACACGCTTATGACCCTTCAAGAAGTTTTGGATCCCTTGTCTCAGTGCACCTGTCCCTTTACCATGAATGATTGATACACGGGGATAATTAGCTAAAAGTGCATCATCGATATATTTCTCTGTTCTTAAAATGGCTTCTTCATAACGTTCACCGCGTAAATCTAATTCTAGTTTAACATGACCACTGCGATTTTTCACATTTGTCATGACAACTGTCTGCTTTTCTTTTTCAGGCTTTACATATTGTAAATCTGATTCTTCCAGTTTCATTTTCAGTATACCAATTTGAACTACCCATTCAGTTTCCGATACTTTTTCAACTAACGTTCCTTTTTGGCCATAACTCAATACCTTTACCTCGTCCCCAAGCTTTAAGTTTTGGGCACGCTCTCGAATTTGTGCTTGTTTTTTTAGTACCTGATTCTCTTGTGGAGCAGCTGCATCGAGTTTTTTCTTCGCTTCAATCAGCTCATGCTCTTTTACAACTTTACTTGCATTCGCACGCATCTCGCGGAGTTCAGCAATTACTTTATCAGATTCCATTTTTGCTTCATCGATAATTTTGCGGGCTTTTTCTTTTGCTTTTTTTTCTAATGCTTCCTTCTTCTCATCATAAGTTCTTAGCCGCTCTTCTAATTGTTCATGCAATTGTTGAGCTTCTTCCAATAATGCATGGGCTTCATCTGCCTCGCGTTCGGAACGACGTCTACTTTCCTCTAATGAGGCAATCATTGATTCAACTTCATGGCGATTTGAGCCTGTAAAGCTACGGGCTTGTTGAATAATCGATTCTTTTAAACCAAGTCGTTTCGAAATTTCAAATGCATTTGAACGTCCAGGCACACCTATTAATAATCGGTAGGTTGGACTCAATGTCTCGATATCAAATTCTACACTTGCATTGACAACACCTGGACGATTGTAGCCATATGCCTTTAACTCAGGATAGTGAGTTGTCGCCATTACTCGTGCACCACGTCCAACTACTTCGTCCAGGATGGAAATGGCTAAAGCAGCCCCTTCTTGTGGGTCCGTCCCAGCTCCTAATTCATCAAATAACACAAGTGATCGAGCATCAAATTTCCCTAAGATATCAACAATATTGACCATATGAGAAGAGAATGTCGATAAAGATTGCTCGATGGATTGTTCATCTCCAATATCCGCAAATAACTGATCAAAGACTGCTAATTCTGAACCGTCCAATGCCGGTACAGGTAATCCTGCCTGTGCCATTAAAGTACATAGGCCAACAGTTTTCAAAGTAACTGTTTTACCACCTGTATTTGGACCAGTAATGACGATTGCTGTAACATCACGTCCAAATTCTATCGTATTTGGGACAGCTTCCTCAATAGAAATGAGAGGATGTCTAGCGCGAACTAAACGGATATAACCCTCTTGATTCATCTTAGGTTTAGTACATTTAAATGCTTGTCCAAATTTCCCTTTGGCTAGGATAACATCAATATCTCCCAGAATTTGAACAAGAACAAAAAGATCATGCGCCACTTCCTGCACCTTCGATGACAATTCTAATAAAATACGCTCAATTTCCGCTTTTTCCTTCACCTTTAGACGTTGTATCTCGTTATTTGCCTGTACAACTGATTCTGGTTCAATGAAAAGAGTTTGTCCTGAAGATGATTGATCATGAACAATCCCTCCGTAATGACTACGATACTCCTGTTTAACTGGTATAACAAAACGATCATTACGTATTGTTACAATGGCATCTGAAAGCATTTTTGTAGCGTTAGATCCACGAGTCAAGCTTTCTAATTTTTGTCTTACTTTTGCTTCCTCTGCACGAAGAGATTGTCGAATCGATCGTAATGTAGTGCTGGCAGAGTCTAAAACTGCCCCATTGTCATCAATACAATCATTAATCTCATGCTGTAATGCAGTTAAGATTGGCATTTGCTCTTTTCTTTCAACAAAATGAGGAACTGTAATATCTTCTTCCTGCTCAATATCTTCAATAAAATTTCGAAGGATTCTGCTTGCACGGATGGTACTTGCAATTTCCATTAACTCCATCGGGCTCAGCATACCACCGATTTGTGCACGTTTAGCTTGAGGACGGACATCAAAGATACCGCCCATTGGTACATTGCCTTTAACTCGTAAAATCGAGAGCCCTTCATCCATCTCTTCTAACAGTTCAACTACTGTATCAAAATCCGTTTCGGGTATTAGTTGCTCTATTGTACTTTTTCCCAATGAGGATGTGCAAAAATTCGCAACTTGTTCCCGTACTTTATCATATTCTAATGTCCTTAATGCGCGTTCAGCGATCACTTCTGAACACCTCCTGGCTATTCAATTGGTTCAATTACATGTTTCATTAAAAAGCTTGACTAACCTTAAAGCTTTTAATGTTTAGTCATAGTTGCACTAATGCTTGGATGATATATACTTTGTTAACCGCGAATAAAAGATTCAAATTGCTTTAATGACCATGTATTGACAATTAGTTCTTTTCTCAGCCACGCTTTTTGAGCATACTTTGTCCCAATTTCCATTACATTTAGCTGTTCAATCGCATGGGCATCCGTGTTAATGGCAATTGGAACATTTAGCTCCATGGCCATTATTAAGTGTTCGATACGTAAGTCTAATCGGTACGGGCTTGCATTTAGTTCAAGAATTTTGCCATATTCTGCAGCCCATTTTATCAATTGTGGTATATCTGGATTATAACCTTCACGCTGGCCAATAATTCGACCTGTTGGATGCGCAATCATATGAACATATGGATTTTGAATTGCTGTATAAAGTCTTTCCATAATTGTTTCCTGTGATTGGGAGAAACTCGAATGGATTGATGCAATAACAAAATCCAGTTCTTTTAGAACATCCTCCTCAAAATCTAATGAACCATCCGGTAAAATATCCATTTCAGTTCCAGCAAATAGGCGGAAATTTGGATGTGCTTCATTAAAATCAATTATTTCTAGACGTTGTTTTTCTAATCTTTCTGGTGTAAGGCCATTTGCAACCTTTAGATATTGTGAATGGTCTGTGATAACACCATGTGTATAGCCACGTTCAATTAACGCTTCACCCATTTCCTTTACTGTATGGGCACCATCAGACCATGTAGTATGCATATGCAAATCTGAAACAATTTGCTCAAGAGTAACTAGTCCATCCAGTTCATCTAAACGCTCTAACTCTTTCCCTGATTCACGAACTGTCGGCGGGATAAATGGCAGGTCGAAATGGTCAAAGAAAGCTTCCTCAGAGTCAAAGGTCATCATGGAGCCATCTGGTTGTTCTACTCCATATTCACTTATTTTCTTCCCTTGCTCCTTGGCCAATTGTCGCATGCGGACATTGTGATCCTTTGAACCAGTAAAATGATGAAGGGCTGTTGCGTATTCATTTAGCTTAACTAGTCGGAAATCTACACTTACAGGATCTTCAGCATCTAATATTACAGACACTTTTGTATCTCCGGCTGCCACAATTTCTTTTACATGGAGACTTTTGAGCAATCGCTCTTTTACCACCTCAGGCTGTTTAGTAGCAACGATAAAATCAACATCCTTGCTCATTTCACTAACCCTGCGGAAACTTCCTGCCACGGAAAACTTTTGAATTTCATCAATTGAATACAATAATTCATTGATCTCCGTGACGATTTCTTGAAGATACCATATTGGTAATCTCTCGCTTCGTTCTCCAAAGTGCTCGAGTTCTTTTAGTATTTTTTCTTCTGATTTTGGTCCAAAGCCAGCTAATTTTTGAATTTTTTTTGTTTCACACGCTTCTTTTAAGCTTTCCACACTATCAACACCTAGCTCACTATAAAGTTTTGCTAATTTCTTACCGCCTAAACCCGGTAGTTTTAATAGTGGAATTAAACCTTTAGGCACTGCTTCCTCAAGTTCTTTCAGTTGAGATGAAGCACCCGTTTCAATTAGCTCATGAATAACGGTTGCTGTACCTTTTCCAATTCCTTTTAGTTTTGTGATATCTTCTATTTCATTTAAACTACGTTCATCTAATTCAAGGGCATTGGCTGCCTTACGAAATGCAGAAACTTTAAAAGGATTTTCACCTTGAAGTTCCAATAATAAGGCAATTTTCTCAAGAGTTTTAATGACTATTTTTTTATTCATGATTTACCTCCTAGTAAAAATCCTTGATTGATCAATACTTTCCTTTGTTCGTGGAAAAAGGAAATGCCCCAAACAGTCGCTTTGGGACATTTCCTTAAAAATCGATTATCTACGACTAACGATAATCCAGCACTTATTTTAATCTTTAGGGATATACCACCAATCTTGAACCATGCTTGTGAAAACTGGGGTGTGCTCTAACATCAGTTTTGCAATGATGGAACCATCCAAGAGATTTTGCAGAGATCCTATTGGAAGCAATGCTAACACATACATGCCGATAAACACTATCAAATAGAATTCAACAAAACATAGAACAGCACCCAGCAAACGGTTTACTGAATTTAAAATTGGTAAGTAGGTTAAAAAATCAAAGATGGAACCGAGAATTTGTAATGCAATTTTTACTCCAAAGAAAATTACAGCAAAGGCGATGATTCGGTAAAATGTTTGGTCTACATTCAACTGATCAAGAACAAGCATCATTGATGAATCGTCTGTAACTCCTGGATACGGAATCCATAAAACAAACTTTTCTGCTAGCGGTTTATAATAGATATACGCTACAATAAGTGCAACAAAAAAGCTAAGAAGGTGGATGGCCTGAACAATAAAGCCACGTTTAAGTCCTACTAGTATACTAGCAGCAAATATAATAAGTAATATAATATCAAGCATTCAATTCAACCCTTTAATTTTTTCAATTCTTCTTCAAGCTGTTCAACTTGTTCTTTTAATTTTAGTAATTCATGTACGGTATTGACAGCTGTTAATACGGCAAGCTTGGAACTATCTAATGAAGGATTATGTACACGTATTTCTCTCATTTTGTCATCAACTATAGATGCAACTAATCGCATATGGCCCGTAGACTCAGTACCAACCATTTTATAGGAATGGCCATAAATTTCTACGGATATTCGATTTTTTTCTTGGTCAGCCATGCAATACCTCCTAAAACTTTAGCAAAAAACATTGTAATCCTGATTATCAAATCATGAGAATTATTCATAGATTTGTTTATTTTTTCTTCATTAGAATATATTAATAAAATTTATAATACATATCATACCATGAAATTGTTTTTGATGTGAACCTTAGATGGAAGAAAGGAACGAACTAAATGTCAAATATTGTGTTACAGCTTTCAATGGAAGAACAAAATAAAGTGAGATCCTATTATGCTTCTTCGACTATACAACGCAATGCACCCGGAGTAATTTTTGCAGCAAAACTTCCGGATACAGCTATTACCCTCTACAAATCCGGAAAGGTAATGTTCCAAGGAAGTGGAGCCACAAGAGAAGCAAGCCGTTGGGGTGAAGTCAAATCCCCTTCTACTCAATCAACAATTACTACAAATTCAAATAAAACGGTTAAAACAAAGGGCGATATACTTCCTGAAAATTTCGCAACGATGTCAGTGCTAGGGTCAGATGAAACTGGTACTGGTGATTATTTCGGACCAGTTACTGTTGCAGCTGTCTATGTACCAAAAGAAAAAATAGACCTTATTTATGAGCTTGGTGTTAAGGATTCAAAAATGTTGAATGACCAGATCATGCTCAAAATTGCTCCTGACATTATGGCTGTTTGCCCTTACAGTATTTTGACATTACGAAATGATAGATATAATGCCATCCAAGCCAAAGGATATTCACAAGGGAAGATAAAGGCGATGCTTCATAACCAAGCTCTAAAACATGTCTTGACTAAAATAGAGCCGGAAAAACCTGAGTATATTTTAATCGACCAATTCGCAGAAAGAAACATCTATTATAATCATATAAAAAGTGAAAAAGAAATTGTTCGTGAGAATGTCTTATTTTCAACAAAAGCCGAGCAGCTTCATGTGTCCGTAGCCGCTGCATCTATTTTAGCTCGTTACGCTTTCTTAAAAGAAATGGACAGATTGTCAAAATCAGTAGGAATGAATCTGCAAAAAGGTGCAAGTGGAAAAGTAGATGATATGGCAGCACGGATATGGATAAAACATGGCGAGGAGACTTTGAAATCCATCTCAAAGTGGCATTTTGCTAATACGGAAAAGGCTAGAAGGCTAGTAAATAAAAAGAAATAGTCCCTAGTAGAGAAACGCTTCAAATAATAGCGTTTCTCCTATTTATTTTCATGCACTTTCAAATTCTGGCGTTCTATTTAAATCTGTTTTATTTGGAAGAATGAACGAAACAATAACCGTTAAGACTGTTGAAATTAGCACTCCCCAAAGGATTCCAAATAACACAGACGCAATAGCTCCCGAAAGTAAACCGATTCTACCTCCCCAAACCGATACACGACTATTTTGTGTTCCCATTTCAAATTTTTCGTGTTTCCGTTTCTTCCATAAAAGTCCAACAATCAGTACCGGTACAACCCCACCACCAGTTAGTGTATAGGCAAAGGAGAACAAGCTAATGATGGATTCAGAATAGTTCGCTGCTAATGTTGAAAATATCCCCACTAAAACAACCAACCATTTCGATAGAACAATTAACTTCGCATCCTTCATTTCCTTTGAAAAGGGGATGATCAGGTCATTTACAATAACAATGGCTGCAGAATGCAACAAGGAGGACGCACTTGAAATGGCGGCTAAGAAGATTAATATAAAGAAAACAAGGGCCGCAGTTTGGGTCATTTCATTTAAGATTAACCAGGGAACTGCATTAGCAGAATCTACATTAGGATTCAATGCTTTTACAATCATTCCTGAAACGGAGGCTAAAATGGTAAATAAAATTGCAGCAATCCCGCTGTACAACATAGCTCGACTAGCTGCTTTGGGATTGTTTGCCGCAAAACATCGTTGCCAATACATTTGAGCAGCTAATACCCCAAAACACCCCGTTACAAAGAGTGTGACAACTTCCCAAGGAGAAATGCTAATTTGTGTCAGGTGACTAGCATTAACCTCAGCTAACATTGTTTTTAACGTTGAATAGCTAAAATCGATTTTTGCGTAAACTTTGATATAAAACCAAATCGCTATACCCAACAATAAAACTCCTTGTATAAAATCAGTCCAAACAACGGACAACATTCCGCCTACCGTTGTATAGATAATAAAAACAGTGGAGAAGAAAAAGATTAATGGCAGAGGATCTGCGCCTGTGAATACGGAGAAAAGCTGACCCATACCTTTTGCTTGCCCCCCAATCCAGGCAATCATGATGGCTGAAGTTAAGATTCCTACAATAGCTCTTGATACTTTATCCCTTAAGATTAAATCATTTAATAATTCTGCAATACTTTTATAAGTAAACCTAGCAGCAAACCCTGCAAATAATAAGGCAAAGAGTATTTTTGCGCCTTGCTCTCCGATAATAAACGGTATATTGGCTATGCCAATTTCAAACCCATTTGAAGAGTGACCGATAAAGTTTCCTACACCCATAATAGTCGCAAGATCAGTAAATAAAAGTAAGAAAAATGGCAATGTTCCTCCAGCAATTGCAAATTGAAGAAAGCTTTCTTTTGACTTCTTTCTAAATCTCAAAGACATTCCAATAAAAAATAAACTTAAAACAACAGTCACAATCCAGGTCCAGGTTGCGAGCATTAATTTCCCCCCTTGTAAAGTAGTTAATTTATCCCTATGCTCTCTACCCTTCATATAGAAATTAAAAACCATACAATCTGCCTGTTAATACAAGGCCTTGTATGGTTTTACCTTATCTAATATATTATTTTACAAGCTTACTAATTGCTTTAAACTGATCTCCTTTTGCAACCTGAAGCATTTCAAATAGGGCCATTTCTACAGTAGTCACCTTTACACCCAGCTGCATCATTTTTTGAAGTCCGATTTCATGAGACTTTGATGTGCGTGAAGATACACAATCTGCAAGTACTTCCACTTCATAACCATTTTGAATTAAATGTGCGGCTGTTTGGTATACGCAGATATGTGTTTCGATTCCAGCAAGCAGAACCTTTTTACGCTTTGTTGCTTCTAATCGTTCAACAAATTCGGGTGTATCATATGCGCTGAATGTTATTTTTTCAATAGGTTTTTGATTAGGCAAGGTTTGTGCAATTTTCTCCACAGTTGGTCCAAGCCCTTTAGGATACTGTTCCAGCCATAAAACTGGTAATCCTAAAATCTGGACCCCTTCTGTTACCTTTGCTAAATTGGAAATCACAAATTCACTATCATGAACGATTTCTGCTAGTTTTCCTTGAATATCAATTAATACTAATACTGTTTCTTCTTTTGTAAGCATCTCTATATCCCCTTTGTTCAATATTTCCACTTACTTATTATATATGATTTGATTTAGATATAAAATTCTCCAAACTACGTATTTTCAGTCTATACTTTTCCCCTCCACTCCATTTGAAACAAAATGGCAGGACATGTATAGTACTTATTAGAAAGGATGATATTGTTGATTCGATTAAGTTGGTTAATAAGTCTTGGGATTTCGCTGCTCGGCTTTCTCATAATAGGACATTTCTTCACAATTCAACCCGAAGAATCTGTGGGTAGTGAAAGTTTAGGTTTTATCGGGATAATATTTGTTTTACCGTTTTTATTGCTCAGTATGTTTATTACATATCGATACATTTTCAAGTTGACAAGGAATACAAACGATCGATTAATGAAGTCTTTCTCGGTTGCTGGAGGATTTTTGTTGATTTGTGTACTCGTGTACTTTTCACTAGGTTATAAAAATGAAACTTTAGCTAAATTGGATGGAGCTAACGTTGGCAGGATATTTAATTTACCAGAATTAAATGAGTATACATATTCGATTTATTTTAATTTTTATACCTTCGCATTCATTCACGCCGTTGTCGGTGTAATCGCTGCATTGGTTGGAGTATTAAACCCTGGAACGAAAAAAGAAGAGTTGCCCGAGTAAACCCGCGCAACTCTTCTTTTTTAAACCTTTTTATCGAAGTTCGGCACCAGCTTCAGTTAAAGCTTTTAACACTTTGTTATGTGCGCTTACTACTTCATCGTCCGTTAATGTACGATCTGGATCGAAGTATGTTAATGAGAAGGCAACGGATTTTTTACCAGCCTCCATTTTCTCTCCTTCATAAACATCGAAGACTTTTACTTCTTTTAATAATTTTGTTCCAGCATTACGGATAATTTGGATAATTTCGCCAGCTGGTTTTGAACGATCGAGCTCTAAAGCAATGTCACGTGTCATTGCCGGGAAACGCGGAACAGATGTGTAAACTAATTCCTCAACTTCAGCTGTAAGAATCGCATTCAAGTTTAATTCTGCTACAAATGTATCTTTTAAATCGTATTTTTTTCGTTCTGAAGGGTGTAAACCACCGATTATTCCTACTTTTTCTCCGTCAAGTAGAATAGTAGCCGTTTGACCAGGGTGAAGTCCATCAACACTTGCTTTTTCGAAAGATAGGCGTTCAGTTAAGCCAAGCTTTTCAAATAAGCTTTCTACAATTCCTTTGGCAACAAAGAAATCTACTGGTAGCTTCTCGCCTTGCCATGCATTATCTACCCATTTGCCTGAAACCACTAGAGCAAGATGCTCTTCTTCATACGGAAGTTCTTCTGCTGTTTTACCAAGGAATACAGAACCAATTTCATATAAAGCTAGAGAATCCGCTTTACGAGCCACGTTATAGCTTGCTGCTTCTACTAAATGTGGAATTAAGCTTTGTCGTAAAGTTGAACGTTCTTCACTCATTGGCATTAATAATCTAGTTGTATCTTCGGCTTTAAGTGCGAATTTTTGAGCAAGCTCATCTGATGTTAATGAATATGTGACTGCCTGGTAAAGTCCGGCACCTTCCATTACATTGCGAGCGATGCGACGTTTTCCTTGGTAAGGAGTTAAGCCGCCAATTTGCTCATTGCCTTCCGGTAATGTCATCGGGATTTCATCATATCCATAAAGTCTCGCAATTTCTTCCACGATATCTTCCTCAATTTTAATATCCTGACGACGTGTAGGTGCATCAATAATTAATAAACCATTTGCTGCTTCCACATCGAATTGTAGACGATTTAGAATGGATAACATATCCTCTAGTGAAATTTTCATGCCAAGACGATTGTTGATGAAATCTGGTGAAACAACAACTCGTGCAGGCGATTTATCTAAATCATCCACGGCTACAGTTCCTTCTAGAACCTCTCCGCCAGCAAGCTCCGCTAAAAGCTGAGCAGCACGTTCTCCTGCAATAAGTACGCGGTTTGGATCTACCCCTTTTTCAAAACGAGCAGACGAATCAGAGCGCAAGCCTAATTCCTTTGATGTACGACGAACGGAGAAACCATCGAAATAAGCTGCTTCGATGACAACTGTTGTTGTGTCACTTGTAACCTCAGAGTTCGCACCACCCATAACACCTGCAATTGCAACGGGTTCTTTGCCATTTGTAATAACAAGATTATGACCTTTTAAAGTACGTTCCTGATCATCTAAAGTTACAATTTTCTCGCCTTCATTTGCTAAACGGACAAGGATTTCGTTTGAGCTTAATGCATCATAGTCGAATGCATGTAGAGGCTGACCATATTCCATTAAAATATAGTTCGTTATATCAACTACATTGTTATGCGGACGTACACCCGCAGCCATTAAGTAGTGCTGCAGCCAAAGTGGAGATTCTTCGATTTTCACATTTTTAACAACTTTCGCTGCGTATAATGGATTTTCTTTTGCTTCCACACGAACTTTAATGAAATCTTCAGCTTTTTCTGAAACTGTATTGTACTTGATTTCAGGTAATTTTACATCTTGTGATAAAATTGCAGCTACTTCATAAGCAACCCCAAGCATAGAAAGGGCATCTGAACGATTTGGCGTTAAACCCAGTTCCAATACAGTATCACGAAGTCCGATTAATTCTAATGCGTCACTACCAGGAACTGTCTCTTCAGGTAATACATAAATCCCTTCTGCATAGGCTTTTGGTACAACTCGACCTTCAACACCTAATTCTTGTAGAGAACAAATCATTCCGTTTGATTCTTGACCGCGCATTTTCGCTTTTTTAATCTTTACCCCACCTGGAAGACGTGCACCAGGTAAAGCGACGATTACTTTTTGCCCAGCTGCCACATTAGGAGCACCACAAATAATTTGACGGATATCCCCTTCACCTACTTCCACTTGGCAAACATTCAATTTATCTGCATCGGGATGCTTTTCTTTTGAAACGACATGCCCAGCTACAACATTTGTCATTCCCTGGGAACGATCGATTACCGCATCCACTTCAATCCCTGAACGCGTAATTTTTTCAGCTAACTCTTCTGGTGCAATACCATCTATATCAACATATTGTTTTAACCAATTTAATGAAACTAACATAGTTGTACCCCCTTACCCTTCTGTTCTATGGAATTGTGATAAGAAACGACTATCATTTGTATAGAAATGACGAATATCATCTACTCCGTATTTCAACATTGCGATACGTTCTGCCCCAATACCAAATGCAAAGCCTGATACTTTTTTCGAATCATAGCCAGCCATTTCAAGTACATTCGGATGGACCATACCTGCACCTAAAATTTCAATCCAGCCTGTATGCTTACAGACGTTACAGCCCTTACCGCCACATTTGAAGCAAGAAATATCCATTTCTACAGAAGGCTCTGTGAATGGGAAGAAACTTGGACGTAAACGAATTTCACGATCATCTCCGAACATTTTCTTCGCTAACGCATCCAGTGTTCCTTTTAAATCACTCATGCGAATATTTTCTCCGATTACGAGACCTTCAATTTGCATGAACTGATGTGAGTGAGTTGCATCGTCATTATCGCGACGGAATACTTTCCCTGGGCAAATAATGCGAATTGGTTCACCTTTTTTTAATTCCATTGTACGAGCTTGCACTGGAGAAGTGTGCGTACGTAAAAGCGTTTCTTCTGTGATATAGAAAGTGTCCTGCATATCACGAGCTGGGTGGCCTTTTGGCAGGTTTAACGCTTCGAAGTTGTAATAATCCTTTTCAACTTCTGGCCCTTCCGCAATTTCATAGCCCATAGATACGAATAAATCTTCAATCTCTTCAACAACACGTGTTAATGGGTGACGGTTTCCTTGACGTACTTTACGTCCTGGTAAAGTGACATCAATGGATTCCTTCTCTAATTGCTCTTGGATTGCTTGTTCTTCCAGTACAGCCACTCTTTCTTCTAATTGGACTGTTACATTTTCACGTACTGCATTTACTAGAGCTCCCATTTTCGGACGTTCTTCAGGAGATAATTTTCCCATTCCTTTTAATAAATCTGTAATCGGACCTTTTTTTCCTAAATACGCAACACGAACGTCATTCAACTCTTTTAAGTTGGATGCAGCTTGTAGCTTCGCCAACGCTTCTTGTTCTAATTGCTTTAATTGTTGTTCCACGTGTATACCCTCCTTGTTAAAATACCATTTGCTTTGTTTTTTTGTGGTGGTTACGAGCCGTCGTTTTCCATGCGAGTTTTGCTGTTTTACGTGCGTTCGCCGTTTTAACCTAATCAACACAATTACTAAAGTTCCGCCTCGCCCTTTCCATAAGAAAACACAAAAAACCTCGCCCCTAAAAAGGGACGAGGACTAGATTCGCGGTACCACCCTAGTTATTGCAAGCAAAACATTGCAATCACTTCATTGACATAACGACTCGATTGGCCGGCATTCCTTTCACAAAACTTGATCCCGGAAGCTGCTTGCGGGGTGAACTTCAATACTTTCGACCATACATAAGCTTTCAGTCTAAGGCTTATGCTCCCTGGATAGTCACTTCACTATTTACTCTTCCCGCTACAAACGCATTTAAAAAGTTATTTGTTTTTAAAGTCCTCATTATTTTACGGCAAAACAGAAAACGTTTCAAGTATTGCAAACAATAAGTAACTAAACCTTTTATCTAGTTTCTAAAATAGGTAAAAAGAAATGAATTTAAACTTTCTCTATAGAAAAATTTACTCATATGGTATATTTTTAATAACCACATGTTAGATTTTATGACATTACTTTCAAGGAGGGGTATCATGTTATTTTTAAAAAGAAAAGAAGAACTAAATAATCACTCTTCACCGGAAGAAGCATCTCGGGATATCGATGGACAAATTCAAGTTGCAGTTGACCAACTAAAAGGGATTGTGGAGCAAGTGAATATTGCTTC is drawn from Lysinibacillus sp. SGAir0095 and contains these coding sequences:
- the pheT gene encoding phenylalanine--tRNA ligase subunit beta: MLVSLNWLKQYVDIDGIAPEELAEKITRSGIEVDAVIDRSQGMTNVVAGHVVSKEKHPDADKLNVCQVEVGEGDIRQIICGAPNVAAGQKVIVALPGARLPGGVKIKKAKMRGQESNGMICSLQELGVEGRVVPKAYAEGIYVLPEETVPGSDALELIGLRDTVLELGLTPNRSDALSMLGVAYEVAAILSQDVKLPEIKYNTVSEKAEDFIKVRVEAKENPLYAAKVVKNVKIEESPLWLQHYLMAAGVRPHNNVVDITNYILMEYGQPLHAFDYDALSSNEILVRLANEGEKIVTLDDQERTLKGHNLVITNGKEPVAIAGVMGGANSEVTSDTTTVVIEAAYFDGFSVRRTSKELGLRSDSSARFEKGVDPNRVLIAGERAAQLLAELAGGEVLEGTVAVDDLDKSPARVVVSPDFINNRLGMKISLEDMLSILNRLQFDVEAANGLLIIDAPTRRQDIKIEEDIVEEIARLYGYDEIPMTLPEGNEQIGGLTPYQGKRRIARNVMEGAGLYQAVTYSLTSDELAQKFALKAEDTTRLLMPMSEERSTLRQSLIPHLVEAASYNVARKADSLALYEIGSVFLGKTAEELPYEEEHLALVVSGKWVDNAWQGEKLPVDFFVAKGIVESLFEKLGLTERLSFEKASVDGLHPGQTATILLDGEKVGIIGGLHPSERKKYDLKDTFVAELNLNAILTAEVEELVYTSVPRFPAMTRDIALELDRSKPAGEIIQIIRNAGTKLLKEVKVFDVYEGEKMEAGKKSVAFSLTYFDPDRTLTDDEVVSAHNKVLKALTEAGAELR
- a CDS encoding hydrolase, encoding MLTKEETVLVLIDIQGKLAEIVHDSEFVISNLAKVTEGVQILGLPVLWLEQYPKGLGPTVEKIAQTLPNQKPIEKITFSAYDTPEFVERLEATKRKKVLLAGIETHICVYQTAAHLIQNGYEVEVLADCVSSRTSKSHEIGLQKMMQLGVKVTTVEMALFEMLQVAKGDQFKAISKLVK
- a CDS encoding nucleoside-diphosphate sugar epimerase, which encodes MIRLSWLISLGISLLGFLIIGHFFTIQPEESVGSESLGFIGIIFVLPFLLLSMFITYRYIFKLTRNTNDRLMKSFSVAGGFLLICVLVYFSLGYKNETLAKLDGANVGRIFNLPELNEYTYSIYFNFYTFAFIHAVVGVIAALVGVLNPGTKKEELPE
- a CDS encoding sodium:solute symporter family protein, which encodes MLATWTWIVTVVLSLFFIGMSLRFRKKSKESFLQFAIAGGTLPFFLLLFTDLATIMGVGNFIGHSSNGFEIGIANIPFIIGEQGAKILFALLFAGFAARFTYKSIAELLNDLILRDKVSRAIVGILTSAIMIAWIGGQAKGMGQLFSVFTGADPLPLIFFFSTVFIIYTTVGGMLSVVWTDFIQGVLLLGIAIWFYIKVYAKIDFSYSTLKTMLAEVNASHLTQISISPWEVVTLFVTGCFGVLAAQMYWQRCFAANNPKAASRAMLYSGIAAILFTILASVSGMIVKALNPNVDSANAVPWLILNEMTQTAALVFFILIFLAAISSASSLLHSAAIVIVNDLIIPFSKEMKDAKLIVLSKWLVVLVGIFSTLAANYSESIISLFSFAYTLTGGGVVPVLIVGLLWKKRKHEKFEMGTQNSRVSVWGGRIGLLSGAIASVLFGILWGVLISTVLTVIVSFILPNKTDLNRTPEFESA
- the pheS gene encoding phenylalanine--tRNA ligase subunit alpha; its protein translation is MEQQLKQLEQEALAKLQAASNLKELNDVRVAYLGKKGPITDLLKGMGKLSPEERPKMGALVNAVRENVTVQLEERVAVLEEQAIQEQLEKESIDVTLPGRKVRQGNRHPLTRVVEEIEDLFVSMGYEIAEGPEVEKDYYNFEALNLPKGHPARDMQDTFYITEETLLRTHTSPVQARTMELKKGEPIRIICPGKVFRRDNDDATHSHQFMQIEGLVIGENIRMSDLKGTLDALAKKMFGDDREIRLRPSFFPFTEPSVEMDISCFKCGGKGCNVCKHTGWIEILGAGMVHPNVLEMAGYDSKKVSGFAFGIGAERIAMLKYGVDDIRHFYTNDSRFLSQFHRTEG